A window of Halomonas sp. H10-9-1 contains these coding sequences:
- a CDS encoding ImmA/IrrE family metallo-endopeptidase: MDEADVRQRARAFVARVDVSNIRADLSPYVTAANAKVKKDELGEGESGYTVTKPNGKHIITVNSLETEERQRFTVCHEIAHIVLGLESSHDEVPSWSYAKRHPNEIACDTFAAELLMPYQQWLSAVPKEEPSLDLIQHMADLFGTSFPAAASRFASLSDMPCAFVTMERGAVRYAARSTALRQAGAWIPPRSVIPAGSVAHRIRSSGNSATETGEVSQDIWFDNWEKGLDLWELSRHYQRTDTTISLLWFDSDDLPEVEVNRFGARVEDDGGLAELTGELPWPGRSRRR, encoded by the coding sequence ATGGACGAGGCGGATGTCAGGCAGAGAGCGCGCGCGTTTGTCGCGAGAGTCGATGTTTCGAACATCCGAGCAGACCTGTCCCCGTATGTGACCGCTGCTAACGCCAAGGTCAAGAAGGATGAGCTTGGCGAGGGGGAGTCTGGCTATACCGTTACCAAGCCGAACGGGAAGCACATCATCACTGTGAATTCGCTGGAAACCGAAGAGCGCCAGCGCTTCACTGTCTGCCACGAAATAGCCCATATCGTGCTTGGCTTGGAATCGAGTCACGACGAGGTGCCGTCATGGTCCTATGCAAAGCGACATCCGAACGAGATCGCCTGCGACACGTTTGCCGCTGAACTGCTGATGCCCTATCAGCAATGGCTCTCCGCTGTTCCCAAGGAAGAGCCCTCCCTGGATCTCATCCAACACATGGCCGACTTGTTCGGCACATCATTCCCTGCAGCGGCGTCAAGGTTTGCCAGTCTTAGCGATATGCCGTGCGCATTCGTCACCATGGAGCGCGGTGCGGTGCGGTATGCCGCACGCTCAACGGCCTTGCGGCAAGCAGGGGCCTGGATACCTCCCAGGTCGGTCATTCCAGCAGGCTCCGTGGCTCACCGAATTCGCTCTTCAGGGAATAGCGCTACTGAGACGGGGGAAGTTTCACAGGACATCTGGTTCGACAACTGGGAAAAGGGCCTTGACCTCTGGGAACTTTCAAGACATTACCAGCGCACCGATACCACCATCTCCTTGCTATGGTTCGACAGCGACGATTTGCCGGAGGTTGAGGTGAACCGCTTCGGCGCACGTGTCGAAGACGATGGAGGCTTGGCTGAACTGACGGGAGAACTGCCATGGCCGGGGCGAAGCAGGCGCCGCTGA
- a CDS encoding TIGR03747 family integrating conjugative element membrane protein, which translates to MSDPAVAAQRQQQRQQGLIAGLVTLPFRFFGVLCGALLLCILIECVGMHFFWPEQGWRHAQGMLHYELDQLSTHFTRSALVQEPGRTAHRLVEQGYDWLFVKSGLLDWIRDASAQASAGSHRPTKDFRYYIGLVYVNVESYLIAAAYTTLVFLVRLLVLCLTLPLFLMAAFVGLVDGLVRRDIRRFGAGRESGFIYHRARASLIPLAVLPWVTYLALPVSVNPLLILLPSAALLGVAVCIAAATFKKYL; encoded by the coding sequence ATGAGCGATCCGGCCGTCGCGGCCCAACGCCAGCAGCAACGACAGCAAGGCCTGATCGCCGGCCTGGTCACGCTGCCGTTCCGCTTCTTCGGCGTGCTGTGCGGCGCGCTGCTGCTGTGCATCCTGATCGAATGCGTCGGCATGCACTTCTTCTGGCCCGAGCAGGGCTGGCGCCACGCGCAGGGCATGCTGCACTACGAGCTGGATCAGCTTTCCACGCATTTCACCCGCAGCGCGCTGGTGCAGGAGCCGGGGCGCACCGCGCACCGGCTGGTCGAGCAGGGCTACGACTGGCTGTTCGTGAAAAGCGGTCTGCTGGACTGGATACGCGACGCCTCGGCGCAGGCCAGCGCCGGCAGCCATCGTCCGACCAAGGATTTCCGCTACTACATCGGCTTGGTCTATGTGAACGTGGAGAGCTACCTGATCGCGGCGGCCTATACGACGCTGGTCTTCCTCGTGCGGCTGCTGGTGCTGTGCCTGACCCTGCCGCTGTTCCTGATGGCCGCCTTCGTCGGGCTGGTGGACGGCCTGGTGCGCCGGGACATCCGCCGCTTCGGCGCGGGACGCGAGTCGGGGTTCATCTATCACCGCGCCAGGGCCAGCCTGATCCCGCTGGCCGTGCTGCCGTGGGTGACTTACCTGGCATTGCCGGTCAGCGTGAACCCGCTGCTGATCCTGTTGCCCAGTGCCGCATTGCTCGGCGTGGCGGTGTGCATTGCGGCGGCGACGTTCAAGAAGTACCTGTAA